In Oreochromis niloticus isolate F11D_XX linkage group LG5, O_niloticus_UMD_NMBU, whole genome shotgun sequence, a single window of DNA contains:
- the emp3a gene encoding epithelial membrane protein 3 yields MVFLLISLVVLHLLSLAMLVIATLEKTWWVWTESEVSNLWHYCTYDNATEAWLCSATNESDWLQSVQALMVLSVVFSSISFLLFLGQLFTMSRGRLFYITGFCQAFAGFTDFAACLISTFHRKEIFDDSRVLNKGHFGYCFILAWLCVPLLLLSGVLYIHLRKKQ; encoded by the exons ATGGTCTTCCTGCTCATCTCCTTAGTCGTGCTGCATTTGCTCTCCTTGGCCATGCTTGTCATTGCCACCCTTGAGAAG acCTGGTGGGTTTGGACAGAATCAGAAGTCTCCAACCTCTGGCATTACTGCACGTATGACAATGCCACAGAAGCCTGGTTGTGTTCTGCTACCAATGAAAGTG ACTGGCTGCAGTCTGTCCAGGCCCTCATGGTCCTCTCTGTGGTCTTCTCCTCAATCTCCTTCCTGCTTTTTCTGGGTCAGCTGTTCACCATGTCCAGAGGAAGGCTGTTCTACATCACAGGCTTCTGTCAGGCCTTTGCAG GTTTCACAGACTTTGCCGCTTGCCTCATCTCCACCTTCCACAGAAAGGAGATTTTTGATGACTCAAGAGTCTTGAACAAAGGACACTTTGGCTACTGTTTCATCCTGGCGTGGCTGTGCGTCCCCTTGCTTCTCCTGAGTGGAGTCCTGTACATCCACCTGCGCAAGAAGCAGTGA